A segment of the Bacillus pseudomycoides genome:
CGCAGAACGACCCTCTACCTTAATTTGCGCATTCATCCGGCGCAATTCATCAATATGTTTAAAACGAGCACCGTAAATCGTATCTGTTACAACTCCTGTTCCATATGCCTTTGTTAAAAGGGTTGTAAAAGGTTGCTGCAAATCTGTAGGGAAACCTGGATATACAAGTGTTTTTATATCGACTGTCTTCAACTCACGATTCCCATTTACTGTAATTTGATCATCGTTCGTTTCAACTTGTACACCAGCTTCTCGTAATTTTGCAGTGATTGATTCTAAATGTTGTGGGATTACATTATCAACTGTTACTTCTCCACCAGACGCCGCTCCTAAAATCATGTACGTACCCGCTTCAATTCGGTCTGGAATAATAGCATGGTGACAGCCATGCAGAGAATTCACACCATCAATACGAATTACATCTGTACCAGCACCTTTAATTCGCGCCCCCATACTTGTTAGTAATGTCGCTACATCAATAATTTCTGGTTCTTTCGCGGCATTTTCAATCACTGTTCTACCTTTTGCACGCACAGCTGCTAGCATAATGTTAATTGTTGCTCCTACACTAACAACATCTAAATAAATACGAGCTCCTCGTAATTCATCCGCTCTTAAATAGATTGCACCTTGCTCATTTGTCACATGTGCACCTAATGCTTCAAACCCTTTAATGTGCTGATCAATTGGTCTTGGTCCTAAGTGACATCCACCAGGAAGCCCAATTACAGCTTTTTTAAATCGGCCAAGCATAGCGCCCATCAAGTAATAAGAAGCACGTAATTTTTTTACCTTTCCATTTGGCAAGGGCATCGCAACCATTTTGGAAGGATCAACTGTCATCTCTTCCTCCTGACCATACGTTACAACCCCGCCAATTTCCTCTAATAGATCCCCTAACATCTTCACATCTGAAATATTAGGTACACCACCGATGGTCACTGGAGTATCAGCTAAAATGGTCGCTGGAATTAGAGCAACAGCACTGTTCTTTGCACCGCTCACGCGAATTGATCCGTTTAAAGGTCGTCCACCTTCAATCAGCAATTTTTCCATGTTGAGCTCCCTTCTTGTGAATGTATTTACTTTCAGTTTCTTCTTTTAATAAAAAAAAACAGAAAGCCTTTCCTTAAGAATTTCATTCGTTCAGCAAACTATCAACCAAAATATTCTTTTCTACCCTATCTGGTCTAAACTTAACAAGCAGTAAGACCTCACCTAAAAATAATTATATCTTAAGTGAGTAGATGAAGACTAACTGCCTGTCAAGATTGATTCATCGATTGCTTTAGATACGTTATTACATTTATTAATAGGACTATGCACATTATGTTCCACTTTTATATTGCGAAGGAATAAAAAATTCCCTTCATATATAGGTAATATGAAGAAATGTAGGAATTTAATTAATCTTAAGATATGTTCACGCTTTCATTATACAACGAAAGGAAACCGTCTAAAAGAGTAGACGGTTTCCAAAACGGAATTTTGTTCTTACGCTTTACCGTTAGAACCGAATTCGCGAATTTTACCAATAACAGTTGCTTTGATAGCTTCGCGGCCAGGTCCGATAAATTTACGAGGATCGTAAACTTCTTGATCTTTGTTTAATACTTCACGAACAGCTTTTGTAAACTCGATTTGGTTCTCAGTGTTTACATTGATTTTTGAAGTACCTAAAGAAATAGCTTTTACGATGTCAGCAGTTGGGATACCAGTACCACCGTGAAGTACTAAAGGTACACCAGTGAAGTCGCGAACTTGTTCCATTTCTTTAAATCCTAAGTTTGGCTCACCTTTGTAAGGACCGTGTACAGAACCTAAAGCTGGAGCTAGGCAATCGATACCTGTTGCTTCAACAAGATGTTTACACTCTTCAGGATCAGCATAGATAACACCTTCAGCAATTACATCGTCTTCTTGTCCGCCAACTGTACCAAGCTCAGCTTCTACAGATACGTTACGAGCGTGTGCATATTCTACTACTTTTTTAGTAGTTTCAACGTTTTCTTCGAATGGATGGTGAGAAGCGTCGATCATTACAGATGTGAAACCTGCATCGATTGCTTCTTTACATTTTTCAAAGCTTGAACCATGATCAAGGTGAATCGCTACAGGAACAGTGATGTTCATTTCTTCGATTAAAGCTTTAACCATAGCTACAACTGTTTTGAAACCAGTCATATGACGAGCTGCACCCTCAGATACACCTAGAATTACAGGAGATTTTTCTTCTTCCGCAGCAGCTAAAATAGCTTGAGTCCACTCTAAGTTGTTCATGTTGAATTGACCAACTGCGTATTTTCCTTCTAGTGCTTTGTTTAGCATTTCTTTCATGGAAACTAAAGGCATGGTGAATCCTCCTAAAAAACGTTTTTTGTATCCGATAAGTTCTTATCGCTGGTAGTATGACCAGAATAAGGTAAAATATGTATATTTACATACCGGACTTTTTTCTACACTCAATAGGATAACAACTTGTACTCAAAAACTCAACTGTATTCACCTGCTCATCAGTCCATGTAAACGCTTTTTTCCATATTTTTTATAAAAAGTTCATTTTTTATGCTTCTACAGCTATTTCATTTCGCACAGCTTGACGAATCTCATCGATATCAAATGGCTTCGCAAAATGCATTAAAGCTCCTAAATCTTTTGCTTCCTGAATCATATCAAGCTCTCCATAAGCAGTCATTAAAATCACTTTAATCTCTTCATTAATTTCTTTTACATGTTTTAAAATCTCTATACCATCCATACCTGGAATTTTCATATCTAAAATCACTAAATCTGGATTATCCTTTTTCACGATATCTAAAGCTTGAAATCCATTTGCTGCTTGGAATGTTTGATAACCTTCTTTTTGGAACACCTCATGCAATAACACACGAATGCCGTATTGATCATCAACGATTAAAATTTTCCCTTCCATAGTCCCCAACCTTTCCGTGTAAATACAAGATTAAAAGCTTCTTATATCTTATTCGATTTATTTTCGCTATTCTTTACCAAATTCCTTCCTATTCTTTCTTATTTTACTGCCTACTATTTTGTTATGCCACCCCTATCACTTCGCCTTTCTGAAAAAATAAGCTATAATAAAAGCCGCCCTAACACGTTAGAAAGGAGTATCAAGATGTTAAAAATTTTTTCGACTCAACTGAGCGGCTATTTTACAAGAATTTCTCAAAAAGAAGAGATGAACATAGAAGATAGTGCCCGTCTACTTGCTCAAGCATTAGTTGGTGATGGCATTGTCTATTTACACGGTACAAGAGAAATGGAAGGCGTTGTTCTTGAAGCCTTGTATGGCGAAGAACCAATAAAACAAGCAAGACGCTTAATAGAAAATGGTAATCAAGCAGAGGTTACATCCGCAGACCGCGTACTTCTTATTAGTCGTTTTTCGACAGATGAACAAATTGTTTCAATTGCAAAGAAACTACAAGAAGAGGGCCAATCCATTGTTGGTATTTCAGCCGTTCAAAAAGACACTGAATCATTAGAACAATTCACAGATGTACATATTGATACCAAATTACTAAAAGGTTTAATCCCCGATGATGACGGAAACCGTTATGGTTTCCCAAGTTTAATCTTATCTCTATTTGCTTATCACGGATTAAAATTTACAATCGATGAAATGATAGACGAATATGAGTAAAGGAAAAAGGCGTCCAAATTTGGACGCCTTTTTTATTACTTACTTTCTTTATTCGTAATAGAAGCTTTTACGAAATCATGGAATAACGGTTGTGGACGGTTTGGACGAGATACAAGTTCTGGGTGGAACTGTGCTGCCACGAACCAAGGATGTTCTTTTAATTCGATAATTTCTACTAAGCGACCATCTGGGCTTGTACCAGAGAAGATGAAGCCTGCGTTTTCCATGTCTTGACGGAATTGGTTGTTGAACTCATAACGATGACGATGACGCTCATATACAACCGGCTCACTATACGCATTGTAAGCATTTGTTTCTGGTGTAAGCTTACATGGGTATAGACCAAGACGAAGCGTACCACCTAAGTCTTCTACATCTTTTTGTTCTGGTAATAGATCGATAATTGCATAAGGCGTGTCAGGATTAATTTCAGAAGAGTTAGCTCCTTCTAATCCTAATACGTTACGTGCAAATTCGATTGATGCAAGTTGCATACCTAAGCAAATTCCTAAGAATGGAACTTTATTTTCACGTGCATATTGAATTGCAGCAATTTTTCCTTCTACACCGCGATCGCCGAAGCCACCTGGTACAAGGATACCGTCTGTGTCGCCAACTAATTCTTGTACGTTCTCTGCTGTTACGTGCTCAGCATTTACCCATTTCACTTCTACATCTGTATCAAATGAATAACCTGCATGACGAAGTGCTTCTACAACAGAGATGTATGCATCTTGAAGCTCTACATATTTACCAACAAGAGCGATTTTTGTTTTCTTAGATAGGTTGCGTACTTTTTCTACTAATGCTGTCCACTCTGTCATATCTGCAGCTGGATTGTCTAGTTTTAAGTGATCGCAAACGATTTGGTCCATATTTTGCTCTTGAAGAGATAATGGAACTGCATATAACGTATCTGCATCGCGTGCTTCAATAACTGCTTTTGTATCAATGTCACAGAATAATGCAAGCTTGTCTTTCATATCTTGAGAAACAGGCAGTTCTGTACGAACAACGATAATATTTGGCTGAATACCTAAGCTACGAAGTTCTTTAACGCTATGTTGCGTTGGTTTTGTTTTCATTTCACCCGCTGCTTTTAAGTACGGAATTAATGTACAGTGAATGTACATTACGTTGTCACGGCCAATATCGCTCTTAATTTGGCGAATTGCTTCTAGGAATGGTAGAGACTCAATGTCACCAACTGTTCCTCCGATTTCTGTAATAACAACGTCCGCATTTGTTTCGCGTCCTGAGCGATATACACGCTCTTTAATTTCATTTGTAATGTGAGGAATAACCTGAACTGTTCCTCCTAAATATTCACCGCGACGCTCTTTTTGAAGAACAGAAGAGTAAATTTTACCTGTTGTTACGTTGCTGTATTTGTTTAAGTTAATGTCAATGAAACGCTCATAGTGACCAAGGTCTAAGTCTGTTTCTGCGCCATCATCCGTTACGAATACCTCACCGTGTTGGTATGGGCTCATTGTCCCTGGGTCTACGTTAATATACGGGTCAAACTTTTGGATTGTTACGTTTAAACCACGATTCTTTAAAAGTCTTCCAAGAGATGCTGCTGTAATCCCTTTCCCTAAAGAAGATACTACACCGCCTGTTACGAAAATATACTTAGTCATGAAAGTACTCCCTTCTACTTTGTTGTTATATAATCACCGTTGCAAAGCGCAACGTATGTAGATAACACCTTATCTATCTTATTGTTAGACTCTTTTTATTTTCTAAACAAAAAACAAAAAAGAAAATTGCTCCCCTCATCACGAAAAGTAATAAGTAGGGAGCAATTTTCTTTTATATTTACACTTTAAAAGTATCATCGTCTTGTTTTAAAGAGCCCAAAAATGATTCTACATGGACGATAATAAAAAGTCAAGAACTACAGTTCTTCCTCTTCTTCTTCTGTTTCATCATACTCAAGTTCTTCGTCAGCGAATTCTTCTTCATCATCGTCATCATCTAAATCATCAAGATCATCGTCTTCTTCAAGAACCTCGTCCAAATCTTCTACATCGTCATCGCTGTCGTCTTCACTATCAAAGTCGTCTTCGTCTTCTTCAATGTATTCATCAAAATCTTCTTCCTCTTCAACCTTACGTTTTTTCTTAGGCTTTGGCTGAGGTAAGATTTCTTCATCAATTTGCTCGTATGGGTACCAACTGCGTATCCCCCAACGATTTTCTCCTAAATTAATGAAACGTCCATCAATATTTAAATCTGTATAAAATTGCGCGATCTTCGCAGCAACTTGTTCTTGAGATAGTCCCAGCACTTGAGCGATTTCTTGAACTAAATCATTGAATGACGTTGCCTGTCTTTTATCCTCTAAAACACTATGTACAACTTCAATCATGGATAATTCTTTTAGCTCTTCTGGTGAATATTTCTTAAAATCCACTTATGCGGCACTTCCTTTCTTAAAATATAATCCTATATATAACGGCCTGTTTAAAAAAATCCATACTATTCATTATAAACAAAACTCCAACAAATATGCTACAAAAAAAAACGGGAAACTTTTCATAAGTAATCGATAAAAGTGATTATAGACTATAATTTTAAAAATTCAATCGCATAAACTATATAAATCGCGGCTCTGAATACAAAAGTGGATTTCCCCTCATCTTCTCCTTCTGGTTTCACTTGGCATGGGGCTAAAAAGGGCACTGACCGCTTCTATGCATGGCTGGATCCTCTCTCCCGCCTAAAAAAGAGGGATTTTTATATTTATATAGCTTTTTATTTCGGAACCATATGTGCCCCATTTAATACGTACCTAATTTGCATTTCTGTATATTCCTCTAATGTATAAAGTTTTTGCAATGCCCAGCGTCTAAATCCCCACATTTGCCCTTGAATGAAAATATTATGAGCCAGCAATTGTATTTCCTTTTTTGTTAATGTAAATGTGCCGTTTTCCGTGCACTGTTCTAAAATATTTTCAAACATTCCCACCATTTGAAACTCTTTTTCTAGCACATATGGAAGAGACTCTTTCGGTAAAAACCGCACTTCTTGATACATAATTAATACTTCTTCTTGCAACTCATCCATTACTTTAAAATAGTTCGTAATGGCTATTCTTAAACTTTCAACACTGCCCTTCTCTGTACATACTACTTCTTCTAATCGCTCCTTTACATGTTCGTAAATGCTATCGCATACTAAATACAATACGTCATCTTTCGTACGGATATATTCATAAAGTGTCCCAATACTAAATCCGGCTGCTTTTGCAATTTCCCTCGTCGTTGTACGAGGAAATCCCTTTTGCTTAAAAAGCTGTACCGCTCCTTTAATCATCTGCTCGCGCCTTAGTGCAACCAATTTCTCATCCTTTACAGACGCATGCACATTGTGCTTAACCATCCCCTTCACCTCTCTCTACCATTTGGAAGGAAAAAGCGTAGGAAAATCCCTACGCTTTTTCTCTTATTTCGTTAACATGCGAGAAATTACAAGTCTTTGGATCTCTTGTGTTCCCTCATAAATCTGCGTAATCTTTGCATCACGCATGAACCGTTCTACCGGGTAATCTTTCGTATAACCGTAACCACCAAATACTTGCACTGCTTCCGTCGTTACTTTCATCGCTGTATCTCCAGCAAACACCTTCGACATCGCTGATTCTTTCCCGTATGAAAGCCCTTCTGATTCTAGCCAAGCAGCTTGATATGTTAATAGACGCGCTGCCTCTACATTTGTCGCCATATCTGCTAATTTAAAACCAATTCCTTGCTGCGCCGCGATTGGCTTCCCAAACTGATGTCGTTCTCTCGCATACTCCACTGAAGCATCTAAAGCTCCTTGCGCAATACCAACAGCCTGCGCCGCAATACCATTACGTCCACCGTCTAATGTTTGCATTGCAATTTTGAATCCGTGCCCTTCTTCACCAAGTAAATTCTTAGCAGGAATGCGACAGTCTTCAAACATAATTTCTGTTGTCGGCGAAGAGCGAATCCCAAGCTTGCTCTCTTTCTTACCAACTGAAAATCCTGGTGCATCACTTTCTACAATAAATGCACTTGTACCGCGCTGCTTTGATTCTGGGTCAGTCAATGCAAAGACAACATAAATATCAGCGATTCCCCCGTTAGTAATAAAAATCTTGGAACCATTTAAAATATAATGATCTCCATCACGCTTCGCCGTCGTTTTCATTCCGCCCGCATCTGAACCAGATCCTGGCTCCGTTAAGCCGTATGCACCAATCTTCTTTCCTTCTGCCATCGGGCGTAAAAACTTTTGCTTTTGCTCTTCTGTTCCAAATTTAAAAATAGGCCAGCCAGCCAGCGACGTATGAGCAGATAACGTAACACCCGTAGAAGCGCAAACACGGGATAACTCTTCTACAGCAATCACATACGCTAAGTAATCGCTTCCAATTCCGCCGTATTCTTCAGGCCATGGAATCCCTGTTAAACCAAGGTCTGCCATTTGATCAAATAAAGCACGATCAAATCGTTCTTCTTCATCGCGCTCAGCAGCTGTTGGTGCCACTTCATTTCTTGCAAAGTCTCGAACCATTTTTCTTATCATTTCGTGTTCTTCTGATAATTTAAAATGCATGTTACTTCCTCCCCGCTCTCTTTCCTCTATAGTGCACGGCTAATAACGAGCCTTTGTATTTCACTCGTTCCTTCATAAATCTCACAAATTTTTGCATCACGGAAAAATCTCTCAACTGGATAATCTTTTGTGTAACCATAACCACCAAATACTTGTACCGCTTCAATTGCGACATCTACCGCTGTTTTCGAGGCAAACAGCTTGGCAATAGATGCCTCTTTCCCGCACGGAAGTCCTTGTGCTCTAAGTGATGCCGCTCTATATACAAGTAGCCTTGCAGCTTCTACGCTCGTAGCCATATCCGCTAGTTTAAAGCCAAGACCTTGTTGCGCGGCAATCGGCTTCCCAAATTGCTGACGCTCCTTCGCATAATCCACTGCACATGCTAGCGCCGCCTCAGCAATTCCGAGTGCCTGTGCCCCAATACCAATGCGACCAACATCTAAATTTGCCATCGCGACTTTAAAACCTTGTCCCTCTTCACCGAGCAAGTTTTCTGCTGGCACCTTCATATCTTCAAATGTTAGCTGTACTGTACGGGAGCCGAGCAATCCCATCTTATGTTCATCTTTTCCAACGATTAAGCCTGGTGTATTTTTCTCTACAATAAACGCGGAAATTCCGCTTTTCCCTGCATCCGGATTCGTAGATGCAAATACGATATACGTATCCGCCTCGCCACCGTTTGTAATAAATACTTTTGATCCGTTAATGACATAATGGTCACCTTGCTTCACGGCCCTTGATTTTAAACTACCTGCATCTGAACCTGCATTTGGCTCCGTTAAAGCGAACGCTCCTAAATATTCACCCGTTGCTAATTTGGAAACATATTTTTGCTTCTGTTCTTCTGTTCCAAAATATAAGATAGGGTTTGTTCCAACCGATGTATGTACCGCCAAAATAACACCGATTGTCGCACTCACCTTTGATAATTCTTCGATAGCTAAAATGTAAGAAATGAAATCCATTTCTGCACCGCCATATTTCGCTGGTGCTGGAATTCCCATAAGTCCAAGTTCACCCATTTTCGTCAAAATCTCTCTAGGAAATACCCCTTGTTCCATCTCTGGAACAAATGGAGCAATTTCCTTTTGCGCAAAATCTCGAACCATTTTCCTCATCATCTGCTGCTCTTCTGTAAAATGAAAATTCATATGCCCCGCCTCCATTTGCTATATTTCTTCTTTCAACTTTCTGGTAAGACCACTACTTTATACAAAGAGGGAGACCTACCTATCCTTGCTTTCTACTCGTACACATAGAAGCCGCGGCCTGTTTTTCTTCCTAACCAGCCAGCATTTACATACTTACGTAATAATGGACATGGGCGATACTTACTATCCCCTAATCCTTCATGTAGGACTTCCATAATGTATAAACATGTATCTAAACCAATAAAATCTGCTAATGTTAATGGTCCCATTGGATGATTCATACCGAGTTTCATTACTTCATCAATCGCTTCCTTCGTCGCTACGCCTTCATACAGCGTATAAATCGCTTCATTAATCATCGGTAGTAAAATACGGTTGGAAACAAATCCAGGGAGGTCATTCACTTCAACGGGCACTTTTCCAATTTTCTTTGTAATATCTTCGATTGTTTCGTATACCGCATCATCTGTTGCAAGTCCGCGGATGATTTCAACAAGCTTCATAACCGGAACTGGATTCATAAAGTGCATCCCAATTACTTTCTCTGGTCTTTTCGTTACCGCTGCAATTTCTGTAATTGGTAAAGACGATGTATTTGTCGCCAAAATCGCATGTTCTGGTGCAATTTCATCTAAATTCGCGAAAATTTTCTTTTTAATATCCATTTTCTCAACGGCTGCCTCAATAACAAGATCCGCTTCTTTTACACAATTTAATTCAAGCGTCGCTGTAAGACGATTTAAAGTTGCTTCCTTTGACTCTTCATCCATGCGTCCTTTTTCTACTTGGCGTGCTAAGTTTTTTGTAATAATGGATAATCCCCGATCTAATTGCTCTTGTTTCAAATCCTGCATATATACGTCATATCCTGCCATCGCACATACTTGTGCAATACCTGAACCCATTTGCCCCGCACCGATTACAACAATTTTTTGTACACTCATTTTTTCTCCCCCTTTTTATTAATGAACTTCAATCATAATCGCGTCGCCTTGACCACCGCCGCTGCAAATCGATGCAATTCCAATGCCGCCGCCGCGCTGCTTCAGTGCATGAATAAGCGTTACAATAATCCGTGCCCCGCTTGCTCCAATTGGATGGCCCATCGCAACCGCGCCACCGTTTACGTTAATTTTTTCTGGATCAATTCCTGCAATATTTGCACTTGCAATTGCAACTGCTGCAAAGGCTTCGTTAATCTCAAATAAGTCCACCTCATCCACTGTCTTACCTGTTTTCTTCAAAAGCTCATTAATCGCATACCCTGGCGTTCTTGGGAAATCTTTCGCTTCTACCGCAATTGCTGTATGTGCTAAAATCGTCGCTAACGGTTTTCTTCCTTCTTGCTGCGCTCTGTCCTCGCTCATTATTACAAGTGCTGCGCCGCCGTCATTTAATCCCGGTGCATTTCCGGCTGTTACTGCTGCCGCCGGATCAAATACAGGCTTTAATTTTGCTAATCTTTCAACTGTTGTATCTTCACGTGGTGCTTCATCTTTTGTAACAACAATTGGATCTCCTTTTCGTTGCGGTACTGAAACAGGAACGATTTCTTCTTCAAATCTTCCTTCCTTTTGCGCCGCAACTGCGCGTTGATGACTGCGATACGCCCATTCGTCTTGTGCTTCGCGAGAGATTCCGTCCTCCTTCGCAACCTCCCCGCCATACACGCCCATATGTATACCAGAAAATGAACAAGTTAAGCCATCTACTATATTTAAATCAGCGACTTGATTATGTCCCATTCGGTAGCCCCAGCGAGCTCCTTGTAAAATATAAGGGCTATTGCTCATGGATTCCATTCCGCCTGCCACAATAAGTGTTTGATCTCCGGTGCGAATAATTTGATCAGCCATTGTCACAGCGCGAAGACCCGATGCACAAACTTTATTCACCGTTTCCGTACGCGTTTCCCAAGGAAGACCAGCTTCTCTAGCTGCTTGGCGTGAAGGAATTTGCCCCTGTCCCCCTTGAATTACCGCTCCAAATATAACTTCTTCAACGTCGTTTGCAGCAACATCCGCTCTCTCAAGCGCGGCTTTAATTACGATTCCCCCAAGTTCCGTCGCTTTAATATCCTTTAAAGATCCCCCAAACTTTCCAACCGGTGTTCTTGCAGCACTTAAAATAACTGTTCTTACCACGTTTCTTTCCCCCATCTCTTTTTTTCGGCGCTGAACGCCCGCTCGGTACTCCTACGTTGAGAAGAGGTGCAAATCTTGCACCTCTTTCTAAAGTTGTATGGATTCTTACGTATTACATAACTTCTTTCTTAGACCCGATTACAGAGCGTTCTAAAATCTCTGTTATATCAAGCGTTTGAACTTGCTCCTCTACCTCTTTTGCTTTCGTACCGTCACTAATCATCGTTAAACAATACGGACACCCCGTACCAATAATTGACGGTGATGTTGCAAGTGCTTGCTCTGTACGCGCAACGTTAATGCGTGAGCCTGTCGTTTCTTCCATCCACATAAGCCCGCCACCTGCGCCGCAGCACATGCCTGTTTCACGATTACGCTCCATCTCAACAACATTTACACCTGGAATTGCTTTTAAAATATTACGCGGCGCCTCATATACTTCGTTGTATCTTCCTAAATAGCAGGAATCATGATACGTAATCGTCTCTTCAATACGGTGAACTGGCTCTAATCGCCCTTCTTTCACCCACTGTGCTAATAATTCTGTATGGTGATAGACTTCTGCTTGTAAGCCAAAGTCTGGATACTCATTTTTAAATGTGTTATAGGCATGCGGATCAATCGTAACGATTTTCTTCACACCTGCTTTTTCAAACTCCTCAATATTTTTAGTTGCCATCTCCTGGAACACGAATTCATTTCCGAGGCGGCGTGGCGTATCTCCAGAGTTCTTTTCTTTGTTACCAAGAATCGCAAATGATATGCCTGCTTTATTCATCAGCTTCGCAAACGATATCGCAATTTTCTGACTGCGATTATCATACGATCCCATAGAGCCGACCCAGAATAAGTATTCAAACTCTTCGCCAGCTTTTGTTTTCTCTTTCACAGTCGGAACCGTTACTTCATCATCACCTTGGCGCCATGTTTCACGCTCTTTACGATTCAGCCCCCACGGATTCCCTTGGCGCTCAATAT
Coding sequences within it:
- a CDS encoding DUF2529 domain-containing protein produces the protein MLKIFSTQLSGYFTRISQKEEMNIEDSARLLAQALVGDGIVYLHGTREMEGVVLEALYGEEPIKQARRLIENGNQAEVTSADRVLLISRFSTDEQIVSIAKKLQEEGQSIVGISAVQKDTESLEQFTDVHIDTKLLKGLIPDDDGNRYGFPSLILSLFAYHGLKFTIDEMIDEYE
- a CDS encoding acyl-CoA dehydrogenase, whose translation is MNFHFTEEQQMMRKMVRDFAQKEIAPFVPEMEQGVFPREILTKMGELGLMGIPAPAKYGGAEMDFISYILAIEELSKVSATIGVILAVHTSVGTNPILYFGTEEQKQKYVSKLATGEYLGAFALTEPNAGSDAGSLKSRAVKQGDHYVINGSKVFITNGGEADTYIVFASTNPDAGKSGISAFIVEKNTPGLIVGKDEHKMGLLGSRTVQLTFEDMKVPAENLLGEEGQGFKVAMANLDVGRIGIGAQALGIAEAALACAVDYAKERQQFGKPIAAQQGLGFKLADMATSVEAARLLVYRAASLRAQGLPCGKEASIAKLFASKTAVDVAIEAVQVFGGYGYTKDYPVERFFRDAKICEIYEGTSEIQRLVISRAL
- a CDS encoding TetR/AcrR family transcriptional regulator yields the protein MVKHNVHASVKDEKLVALRREQMIKGAVQLFKQKGFPRTTTREIAKAAGFSIGTLYEYIRTKDDVLYLVCDSIYEHVKERLEEVVCTEKGSVESLRIAITNYFKVMDELQEEVLIMYQEVRFLPKESLPYVLEKEFQMVGMFENILEQCTENGTFTLTKKEIQLLAHNIFIQGQMWGFRRWALQKLYTLEEYTEMQIRYVLNGAHMVPK
- the rpoE gene encoding DNA-directed RNA polymerase subunit delta, which gives rise to MDFKKYSPEELKELSMIEVVHSVLEDKRQATSFNDLVQEIAQVLGLSQEQVAAKIAQFYTDLNIDGRFINLGENRWGIRSWYPYEQIDEEILPQPKPKKKRKVEEEEDFDEYIEEDEDDFDSEDDSDDDVEDLDEVLEEDDDLDDLDDDDDEEEFADEELEYDETEEEEEEL
- the acdA gene encoding acyl-CoA dehydrogenase AcdA, yielding MHFKLSEEHEMIRKMVRDFARNEVAPTAAERDEEERFDRALFDQMADLGLTGIPWPEEYGGIGSDYLAYVIAVEELSRVCASTGVTLSAHTSLAGWPIFKFGTEEQKQKFLRPMAEGKKIGAYGLTEPGSGSDAGGMKTTAKRDGDHYILNGSKIFITNGGIADIYVVFALTDPESKQRGTSAFIVESDAPGFSVGKKESKLGIRSSPTTEIMFEDCRIPAKNLLGEEGHGFKIAMQTLDGGRNGIAAQAVGIAQGALDASVEYARERHQFGKPIAAQQGIGFKLADMATNVEAARLLTYQAAWLESEGLSYGKESAMSKVFAGDTAMKVTTEAVQVFGGYGYTKDYPVERFMRDAKITQIYEGTQEIQRLVISRMLTK
- the pyrG gene encoding CTP synthase — protein: MTKYIFVTGGVVSSLGKGITAASLGRLLKNRGLNVTIQKFDPYINVDPGTMSPYQHGEVFVTDDGAETDLDLGHYERFIDINLNKYSNVTTGKIYSSVLQKERRGEYLGGTVQVIPHITNEIKERVYRSGRETNADVVITEIGGTVGDIESLPFLEAIRQIKSDIGRDNVMYIHCTLIPYLKAAGEMKTKPTQHSVKELRSLGIQPNIIVVRTELPVSQDMKDKLALFCDIDTKAVIEARDADTLYAVPLSLQEQNMDQIVCDHLKLDNPAADMTEWTALVEKVRNLSKKTKIALVGKYVELQDAYISVVEALRHAGYSFDTDVEVKWVNAEHVTAENVQELVGDTDGILVPGGFGDRGVEGKIAAIQYARENKVPFLGICLGMQLASIEFARNVLGLEGANSSEINPDTPYAIIDLLPEQKDVEDLGGTLRLGLYPCKLTPETNAYNAYSEPVVYERHRHRYEFNNQFRQDMENAGFIFSGTSPDGRLVEIIELKEHPWFVAAQFHPELVSRPNRPQPLFHDFVKASITNKESK
- the murA gene encoding UDP-N-acetylglucosamine 1-carboxyvinyltransferase, which translates into the protein MEKLLIEGGRPLNGSIRVSGAKNSAVALIPATILADTPVTIGGVPNISDVKMLGDLLEEIGGVVTYGQEEEMTVDPSKMVAMPLPNGKVKKLRASYYLMGAMLGRFKKAVIGLPGGCHLGPRPIDQHIKGFEALGAHVTNEQGAIYLRADELRGARIYLDVVSVGATINIMLAAVRAKGRTVIENAAKEPEIIDVATLLTSMGARIKGAGTDVIRIDGVNSLHGCHHAIIPDRIEAGTYMILGAASGGEVTVDNVIPQHLESITAKLREAGVQVETNDDQITVNGNRELKTVDIKTLVYPGFPTDLQQPFTTLLTKAYGTGVVTDTIYGARFKHIDELRRMNAQIKVEGRSAIVTGPVLLQGAKVKASDLRAGAALVIAGLMAEGITEVTGLEHIDRGYENIVDKLKGLGANIWREQMTQQEIEEMKNA
- the spo0F gene encoding sporulation initiation phosphotransferase Spo0F; its protein translation is MEGKILIVDDQYGIRVLLHEVFQKEGYQTFQAANGFQALDIVKKDNPDLVILDMKIPGMDGIEILKHVKEINEEIKVILMTAYGELDMIQEAKDLGALMHFAKPFDIDEIRQAVRNEIAVEA
- a CDS encoding class II fructose-bisphosphate aldolase, translated to MPLVSMKEMLNKALEGKYAVGQFNMNNLEWTQAILAAAEEEKSPVILGVSEGAARHMTGFKTVVAMVKALIEEMNITVPVAIHLDHGSSFEKCKEAIDAGFTSVMIDASHHPFEENVETTKKVVEYAHARNVSVEAELGTVGGQEDDVIAEGVIYADPEECKHLVEATGIDCLAPALGSVHGPYKGEPNLGFKEMEQVRDFTGVPLVLHGGTGIPTADIVKAISLGTSKINVNTENQIEFTKAVREVLNKDQEVYDPRKFIGPGREAIKATVIGKIREFGSNGKA